DNA from Granulicella arctica:
TCAAAATCCAAATAGCCTTATATTTCGTCTGTAAAGAATGTCATCTCGAGTGAGGTGGGTGTTGCACCCTACCAGAGAAGACAGACATGGATCCCTATCTGATCCATTCCATCGCAGCAAAACTTTAGATACTGTTTCTTCGATCACTGATATGACTTCCAAAGATGGAGTCCAGTATGTCTGAGAACTTTTGTACTGCTGTCTCTTCTTCCCTGCCTGTCAATGTTGCTCAGAGTGTCGATAGTTTCGGATCATCCGAAACGCCGCCCCTTCCTGCTAGCGGAAGAAACTACCTGGATGTCGAAATAGCCCTCCTCTGCGAAGCGGGTGGAGGCGTGATGCGTCACGTGATTGATCTCCATCGCGGTCTACTCAAACGTGGTCGGAAAGCGACATTGATCGTTTCCCCGAAGCGGATGGACGACCGCTATCGCGATGAAATCTATGCTCTCGACAAGGGACAGGTTGTATTCGTCGATATGGAACGGGCACCCCATCCTTCCGATGTAAATGCCTACTTGGTCGTGAGATCTGTGCTTAAGAAAATGCGCGGGCGTCGTATTCTGCATGCGCACTCCACGAAGGCAGGATTGCTTGGGACTCTCTTGTATCCAGAAGTCGGCGCAATGCTCTATACACCTCATTGCTATCGTGCGACAGATCCTTCTCTCACACCGCTTAAGCGGCGAGCTCTTAGAAGCGTAGAGATGGCTTATAGCCAATCATATGACCGGATCATTGCCGTGTCCTCCTTTGAGAAGGAGTACGCACTTGATTGCGGTGTTGAACTAAACCGAGTCACCTGTATTTCTAATGGAATTGAATATAACGGTAAAGCCTGTGGCGCAGATCGTAGCAATCGTATGAGGTCCTCGGGCACTATTACGATGGGGTTCGTCGGTCGGCTTACTCATCAGAAAAATCCGCTCCTCTTCATCGACACCCTTGCGCTTCTTGTACGGCGTGGATATGACATGAAGGCCATTGTTGTTGGGGATGGAGATCTGAAGCGCGAGATGATGTCGCGGGCTGAACAGCTCAATGTGGCGAGTCGTATCGATTGGAGAGGTGAAATTCCAGCGCGTGAAGCACTTAGCGATATGGATATCATGGCCCATACGAGCCACTACGAGGCGTTGCCATACACGTTGCTGGAAGCTTGCGCTTCTCTCCTGCCCATCGTGGCCACGGACAATCACGGTTCACGTTCGGTACTGCAAGGAGAGCTCGCAGAGAATATCGTCGAGGAAGCGACAGCCGAGGCACTCAGCAATCGCTTGCTACGTCTCGTACACGACACGTCGCTATGGTCGCATCAGCTTGATTTGCTCGATCAGACCGCTCAAGCATTCTCCTTAGAAACGATGGTGGTCAAGGTCGAGCAGGTCTATCTCGATCTCCTCTCTGAGCGATCGGAGCCTACCCGGAGCATGGAACGGTACATGGCACCATCTGTTAGCCGAATACAAGCCCTGTTCTAACAGCCGCGTCCAATTATGAAGAAGCCATAAAGTGATAGGCTCCGGTAATTCTGGATCAATTGAAATATTAGTCTTCGATCAAATCTGAGTTGAGAAACGTAGAAGAGCCTGTGATCCCTATCTTGTAGGGTGGCGACGTCAAATATGTCGGATGCAAACGCAGCGCCTTTTGTTGCTGGTTAAGCTCTCCATTCCTACGGCGGAGACCTTGCCGCTCAAAAACGCCATTCGTGAAAGGTCTTCTGACAAAGGAATCTGCATGACGGAGAGCTCTATAGGGACAAGGAAGCCGCGCTCATCAAAACAGCGCAACTCCTCATCCGACCGATGAACGATTAGGCCAAGAGTGGGTCTCTGTGGGGACTGGTGCCGGACTGCGATGTAAGGGCACATGATGGCAGATGTGCCGCCTGTAGACCATTGGTGGAAGTGGAGCTGAAGCATGGAGTTCCTACAG
Protein-coding regions in this window:
- a CDS encoding glycosyltransferase family 4 protein yields the protein MSENFCTAVSSSLPVNVAQSVDSFGSSETPPLPASGRNYLDVEIALLCEAGGGVMRHVIDLHRGLLKRGRKATLIVSPKRMDDRYRDEIYALDKGQVVFVDMERAPHPSDVNAYLVVRSVLKKMRGRRILHAHSTKAGLLGTLLYPEVGAMLYTPHCYRATDPSLTPLKRRALRSVEMAYSQSYDRIIAVSSFEKEYALDCGVELNRVTCISNGIEYNGKACGADRSNRMRSSGTITMGFVGRLTHQKNPLLFIDTLALLVRRGYDMKAIVVGDGDLKREMMSRAEQLNVASRIDWRGEIPAREALSDMDIMAHTSHYEALPYTLLEACASLLPIVATDNHGSRSVLQGELAENIVEEATAEALSNRLLRLVHDTSLWSHQLDLLDQTAQAFSLETMVVKVEQVYLDLLSERSEPTRSMERYMAPSVSRIQALF